In Cyprinus carpio isolate SPL01 chromosome B16, ASM1834038v1, whole genome shotgun sequence, the following are encoded in one genomic region:
- the gba gene encoding lysosomal acid glucosylceramidase, whose amino-acid sequence MREALLFILLTGVIPSARADDCQARSFGHGSVVCVCNATYCDSVGRTGLPDPGQFLSYVSSKTGSRLVKSQGQFQKNSTGAALRITLNPSQKYQRIKGFGGAMTDAAAMNILSLSSGAQDQLLRQYFSPDGIEYRFVRVPMASCDFSTRLYTYADTPGDYDLQNFTLAEEDVHMKIPLLQRAQALSAQPLNLFASAWSAPAWLKTNGALIGKGSLKGKPGGKEHKTWAQYYIRFLEEYGKYNLSFWGLTSGNEPTAGEMTNYSFQALGFTPETQRDWIALDLGPRLHSSSFPQTRLMILDDNRLLLPHWAKVVLSDVQAARYVHGIGFHWYLNNIVPPGITLTTTHHLYPEYFLFATEACAGWSPLDRGVRLGSWDRAEDYAHDIIQDLNNFVTGWTDWNLALNQDGGPNWVKNFVDSPIIVDSSKDVFYKQPTFYSMAHFSKFLWEGSQRVGVSFSQHTSLEVSTYIRPDASAVLVILNRSEEEVQFEVWDQTLGFLPGSAPAHSILTLLWSRR is encoded by the exons ATGAGAGAAGCGCTTCTTTTCATTCTGCTGACTGGAGTAATCCCTTCAGCGAGAG CTGACGACTGTCAAGCACGGAGTTTCGGTCACGGTTCGGTTGTGTGCGTGTGCAATGCGACATACTGCGACTCGGTGGGGAGGACTGGGTTGCCAGATCCCGGTCAGTTCTTGTCATATGTCAGCAGTAAAACTGGCAGCAGGCTCGTGAAGAGTCAAGGCCAGTTCCAGAAGAACAGCACAGGTGCAG CCCTCCGAATCACTCTGAATCCCAGTCAGAAGTATCAGCGCATTAAAGGATTCGGGGGAGCCATGACAGATGCAGCAGCTATGAATATTCTGTCCCTGTCCTCTGGAGCTCAGGACCAGCTGCTCAGACAGTATTTCTCCCCAGATG GTATAGAGTACCGTTTCGTGAGAGTGCCGATGGCCAGTTGTGATTTCTCAACTCGCCTCTACACGTATGCTGACACTCCAGGAGACTACGATCTCCAGAACTTCACCCTGGCTGAAGAGGATGTTCACATGAAG ATTCCCCTGCTGCAGCGGGCGCAGGCTCTCTCTGCTCAGCCTCTCAATCTGTTTGCCAGTGCTTGGAGTGCCCCCGCCTGGCTGAAGACCAATGGTGCACTGATTGGCAAAGGCTCCCTCAAAGGCAAGCCAGGAGGCAAAGAGCACAAGACCTGGGCCCAGTACTACATTAG ATTTCTAGAAGAATATGGGAAATATAATCTTTCTTTCTGGGGGTTGACATCAGGAAACGAGCCCACTGCAGGCGAAATGACAAATTACAGTTTTCAGGCTTTGGGCTTTACTCCGGAGACACAGCGAGACTGGATCGCCCTGGATCTGGGTCCAAGACTCCATTCCTCATCCTTTCCCCAGACCCGCCTTATGATCCTCGATGACAACCGACTTCTGCTTCCACACTGGGCCAAAGTG GTTCTGAGTGACGTACAAGCGGCACGTTATGTCCACGGGATTGGTTTTCACTGGTATCTGAACAACATTGTGCCACCTGGCATCACCCTGACAACCACGCACCACCTCTACCCAGAGTACTTCCTGTTTGCAACCGAGGCGTGTGCTGGGTGGAGTCCGCTGGATCGTGGGGTGCGTCTGGGCAGCTGGGACAGAGCAGAAGATTATGCACATGACATCATACAG GACCTGAATAACTTTGTGACTGGCTGGACAGACTGGAACTTGGCCCTTAATCAGGATGGAGGGCCAAATTGGGTTAAGAACTTTGTGGACAGCCCTATTATTGTGGACTCAAGTAAAGACGTCTTCTACAAGCAGCCCACCTTCTACAGCATGGCCCACTTCAG CAAGTTCCTGTGGGAGGGGTCACAGAGAGTGGGCGTGTCCTTCAGTCAGCACACCAGCCTGGAAGTTTCTACCTATATCAGACCTGATGCCTCAGCCGTGCTAGTCATTCTCAACAG GTCTGAAGAAGAGGTACAGTTTGAGGTTTGGGATCAAACGCTGGGCTTTCTGCCAGGAAGTGCTCCAGCTCACTCCATCCTCACACTACTGTGGAGCAGACGCTGA
- the LOC109075561 gene encoding 28S ribosomal protein S29, mitochondrial-like, whose protein sequence is MNLHKLSSRLCPTVTQKFRHLQIQSRGQQLEAVGVETESTEQNPLSVFRTSEQDPTYHSERHTGQYYTLPAAHIQKLFPHGLPPRFQLQIKTFNEGCVMVRPPALELISYLKKADYSKPPLRYILYGDVGTGKTMCLSHALHYCYTQGWLIVHISDAHLWVKNCKELLPSSSRPSRFDQPIQASQWLKNFKITNERFLSKIKTTQQYVWTKRERTEKGQPLGELVDQGVNRMKSSSDVVGAVLRELRLQAGGATEGEGAFKLAVAVDGLNALWGKTSLKKEDRTMCEPEELTLIHNVRKMMKNNWSGGAILTALSQTGSLFKPQSAYLPSELLGEEGFDNMEPFVPVSVSNYNEKEFESCYLYYLDRNWLQHSHSRSEEGKKELIFLSNKNPSILERLCAFL, encoded by the exons ATGAATCTGCACAAACTGTCCTCGCGACTGTGCCCAACA GTAACACAGAAGTTCAGGCATCTCCAAATCCAAAGCAGAGGCCAGCAGCTGGAAGCAGTTGGTGTGGAAACAGAATCAACTGAACAAAATCCGCTGTCAGTCTTCAGAACTTCAGAGCAGGATCct ACGTACCATTCAGAAAGACATACTGGGCAGTACTACACGCTCCCCGCGGCTCACATCCAAAAACTCTTCCCTCATGGACTGCCTCCACGCTTCCAGTTGCAG ATTAAAACGTTTAATGAAGGCTGCGTGATGGTGAGGCCGCCGGCGCTGGAGCTTATCTCATATCTTAAAAAGGCTGATTACAGCAAGCCTCCGCTGCGTTATATACTCT ATGGAGATGTAGGCACTGGAAAGACCATGTGTTTGAGTCATGCCCTGCACTACTGCTACACTCAGGGCTGGCTGATCGTGCATATATCCGATG CTCATCTGTGGGTCAAGAACTGTAAAGAGCTGCTACCATCTTCTTCCCGCCCCTCACGCTTCGACCAGCCAATCCAGGCATCCCAATGGCTAAAGAACTTCAAAATCACCAATGAACGCTTTTTATCCAAG ATAAAGACAACACAACAGTATGTGTggacaaagagagaaagaactgAAAAGGGGCAGCCTTTAGGGGAGCTTGTTGATCAG GGTGTGAATCGCATGAAGAGCAGCAGTGATGTGGTGGGCGCAGTGCTGCGAGAGCTCAGGCTGCAGGCAGGGGGCGCCACAGAGGGCGAGGGGGCCTTTAAACTGGCTGTGGCTGTGGATGGATTAAATGCTCTGTGGGGCAAAACATCTCTTAAAAAGGAGGACAGAACTATG TGTGAGCCAGAGGAACTGACTTTGATTCATAATGTGAGGAAGATGATGAAAAACAATTGG AGCGGAGGTGCCATTCTCACAGCTTTGTCTCAGACCGGCTCTCTGTTCAAGCCACAGTCTGCTTACCTTCCCAGTGAGCTGCTAGGAGAG GAGGGGTTTGATAATATGGAACCTTTTGTGCCAGTTTCTGTGTCCAACTACAATGAGAAGGAGTTTGAGAGCTGCTATCTGTACTATTTAGACCGCAACTGGCTGCAGCATTCACACA GTCGATctgaagaaggaaagaaagagctCATCTTCCTCAGCAACAAAAACCCGTCCATCCTGGAACGATTGTGTGCCTTCTTGTAA
- the LOC122139957 gene encoding histone-lysine N-methyltransferase ASH1L-like, with protein sequence MDKKKQKTTPRLDKEEHNERTEDRKRMRKTKGAEPEASPKSITSEVKQQQQPSLGELTDTKSDQSDGNLRMKIGVGAKRTKKPPKSLENFICRPTIRISQRLAHGDGHSPCGGEVSSSEIRVAKQSHLEIQKKDRNDCISPKASTRLSVPLSTSSRKADSTPVITASKKAPSKHLRKTDSKSLLTSDGPPHAVQPQTDSKVPLSDRITSSTLLKQTYSPPAAPSPPSSLQQNSSPQDSTQVLNAQKEKGEDLPTGEAMTSSLSSHGSNDEMNAQTSQQSSSNIENDSESTSLPVSCGENLEKQAPCPPKKTRIRESNVYKVLNAKEREDGDSACSKNMSSTITNSRSKENGLLHQQSPSIKTSMLLTASDESAESATPENSTCTPELLYSRGRNKKYTESEVIDDTRKMTVEPTQAVAVQPKDGSRVGHIIDKNKKRTRHSANQDEDVQCSSQPPGCTDSQFNSYVPSDEPPSHPKQDVMSQKKQKAVQMTKMENPGEKMELLKTANVSSTACKKIPQKMNLKKIPSIKSSEALSTQQGKSRQVGKLSKSKQLQNSSPRSETFSFEPPHKKRGRPKMARLEETPQESKSQKSSTKFPILEHAKIPDPDNGLKISKPAPKTLGQPKRSISVQKKRSKSLDSASVKRGAEGKLKPSLSKARDAQISRKRNRLIMKTVITNINKMRVKKKDKVLTQFLSGQSQSNKSDFAQKDNEGDADCSVSDGTHSLSSLVTSFGGKLGPQINISKRGTIYIGKRRGRKPKAQRETSGQDSEQVLGQKSQQVLTESSNHLNSWSTSGEHSHSFDGQSPLCSSPYSFKHLESPSHTLSSFRRKLHLGNREYDQHSAPKVTSSQKVKALHEEKSKPPSSSQTAPRPSATSQLGSVRIQDRRTTHLGRSVLMEQERLKYKCHRKGHNCFSHDKIRGHKHKCKKKYLQLRAKRQDPAFLAEIEELVVRLSEIRIVHHISSRGRGDEAKSGRKNGKGKAHPHVLQCLPQNLHHPAMFQINFSGYYSPQSELSRDSLHYVGLADFKRNNGCPSQPGEHIVTHCPVVHKLGFPLSGGGCYHPPYKMPLSTTSLGFGLYRGYPPSATIYPSSPFLPSYVHPYSKNPILSPSKFHKKKHKFLRRDSLLCGGKPQGTYANVTSHSPSDWFSRNSWQREDNREQARDKRFVDDRLREREGIEGLLGQSKLGKDPFRRVTPSNPPCSSSTPSKQADKHKTSPLSYIGPAHLRPVSKVRWAEHQQPWRWRESTQVG encoded by the exons ATGGATAAGAAAAAGCAAAAGACAACACCTAGACTGGATAAAGAAGAACACAATGAGAGGACAGAAGACAGGAAGagaatgagaaaaaccaaagggGCTGAACCAGAAGCTTCTCCAAAGAGTATTACAAGTGAagttaagcagcagcagcagcctagTCTGGGGGAGTTAACAGATACAAAGTCTGACCAGTCAGATGGAAATTTGAGAATGAAAATAGGGGTTGGAGCGAAACGGACAAAGAAGCCCCCAAAGAGCCTTGAGAACTTCATATGCAGGCCCACAATCAGAATCTCTCAGAGGCTTGCACATGGAGATGGTCATAGTCCATGTGGAGGTGAAGTCTCCAGTTCTGAGATCAGAGTAGCCAAGCAGTCACATCTTGAGATTCAGAAAAAAGATAGGAACGATTGCATTTCTCCAAAAGCATCCACAAGGCTGAGTGTCCCACTTTCCACTTCATCCAGAAAAGCTGACTCTACACCAGTCATTACAGCCTCTAAAAAG GCTCCATCAAAGCACTTGAGGAAGACTGACTCAAAGTCATTATTAACATCAGATGGACCTCCGCATGCAGTTCAACCACAGACAGATAGCAAAGTACCACTTTCAGATAGGATAACCTCCTCTACCTTGCTGAAGCAGACGTATTCACCTCCAGCTGCCCCTTCTCCACCTTCCTCATTACAACAGAACTCCAGTCCACAAGACAGCACCCAAGTTTTAAATGCTCAAAAAGAAAAGGGTGAAGATCTCCCAACTGGAGAAGCAATGACCTCCTCCCTCAGTTCACATGGTTCAAATGATGAAATGAATGCTCAGACATCTCAGCAGTCCTCTTCCAATATTGAAAATGACAGTGAAAGCACATCACTTCCAGTATCATGTGGTGAGAATTTAGAAAAGCAAGCTCCCTGCCCTCCAAAAAAAACTAGAATTAGGGAAAGTAATGTTTACAaggttttaaatgcaaaagagagagaagatgGAGATTCCGCATGTTCCAAAAACATGAGTAGCACCATAACTAACAGTAGGAGTAAGGAAAATGGTTTATTGCATCAGCAAAGTCCCTCTATCAAGACATCAATGCTCCTTACTGCTTCAGATGAATCTGCCGAATCAGCAACTCCTGAGAACAGCACTTGTACGCCAGAGTTACTATACAGCAGAGGAAGGAATAAGAAGTATACTGAAAGTGAAGTTATAGATGACACCAGAAAGATGACTGTGGAACCTACTCAAGCTGTTGCTGTCCAGCCAAAAGATGGCAGCAGGGTGGGGCATATCATTGACAAGAATAAGAAAAGAACTAGGCATAGTGCAAACCAGGACGAAGATGTGCAGTGTTCCTCTCAACCCCCTGGGTGTACAGATTCTCAGTTTAACAGTTATGTTCCAAGTGATGAGCCACCTTCACATCCCAAACAAGACGTCATgtcacagaagaaacaaaaagCTGTTCAGATGACTAAGATGGAAAATCCGGGCGAGAAGATGGAGCTGTTGAAGACTGCTAATGTTAGTTCCACTGCCTGTAAAAAGATTCCACAAAAAATGAACCTTAAAAAAATTCCTTCCATTAAGTCATCAGAGGCATTGTCAACACAGCAGGGTAAATCAAGACAAGTTGGAAAACTTTCTAAATCTAAACAACTGCAAAATTCATCACCTAGATCAGAAACCTTTTCCTTTGAGCCCCCTCATAAGAAAAGGGGTCGTCCAAAAATGGCCAGGTTGGAAGAGACTCCTCAGGAAAGTAAGTCTCAAAAGTCCTCTACTAAATTCCCCATACTTGAACATGCAAAAATCCCTGATCCAGACAATGGCCTGAAAATCTCAAAACCAGCTCCCAAAACACTAGGTCAACCCAAACGTTCCATCTCTGTCCAGAAGAAGAGATCTAAATCACTAGACTCAGCATCAGTGAAGAGGGGTGCTGAAGGAAAACTCAAACCCTCCTTGTCTAAAGCTAGAGATGCTCAGATCAGCCGCAAACGAAACAGGTTGATAATGAAGACAGTAATCACAAATATCAATAAGATGAGAGTGAAGAAGAAGGATAAGGTACTTACACAGTTCCTTTCAGGGCAAAGCCAAAGTAACAAATCAGATTTTGCTCAGAAAGACAATGAAGGTGATGCAGATTGTTCAGTTTCAGATGGAACACACTCTTTATCCTCACTTGTTACCTCTTTTGGGGGAAAACTTGGTCCACAAATAAATATCAGCAAACGTGGAACTATCTACATAGGAAAAAGGAGAGGTCGTAAACCTAAAGCTCAAAGAGAAACTTCTGGTCAAGACTCTGAACAAGTTCTGGGTCAAAAGTCTCAGCAAGTCTTGACAGAGTCTTCTAATCATTTGAACTCTTGGTCCACCTCTGGTGAACATAGTCATTCATTTGATGGCCAGTCTCCTTTGTGCAGCTCTCCCTATTCATTTAAACATCTTGAGTCCCCTTCGCACACTCTTAGTTCTTTCCGAAGAAAGCTTCATCTTGGCAACCGTGAATATGATCAACATTCTGCTCCAAAGGTAACCAGTTCCCAAAAGGTTAAAGCATTGCACGAAGAGAAATCGAAACCTCCTTCCTCCTCACAAACTGCACCACGCCCTTCAGCCACATCCCAGTTAGGCTCTGTAAGGATTCAAGACCGTAGAACTACACACCTTGGACGATCAGTATTGATGGAGCAAGAAAGACTCAAATACAAGTGCCATAGAAAAGGTCATAATTGCTTCAGCCATGATAAGATTAGGGGACATAAACACAAATGTAAGAAGAAATATCTTCAACTCAGGGCTAAAAGGCAAGACCCAGCCTTCCTGGCAGAGATTGAGGAGTTAGTGGTCAGACTTAGTGAGATTCGTATTGTGCATCATATCTCATCACGAGGGCGTGGGGATGAAGCAAAATCTGGAAGGAAGAATGGGAAAGGGAAAGCTCATCCTCACGTTCTTCAATGTCTACCACAAAACCTTCATCATCCAGCCATGTTTCAAATCAACTTCAGTGGTTACTACTCCCCTCAGTCAGAATTATCTCGTGACTCTCTGCATTATGTCGGATTGGCAGATTTTAAGAGGAACAATGGGTGTCCCTCTCAACCAGGTGAACACATTGTCACACATTGCCCGGTAGTGCACAAACTTGGCTTTCCACTGTCAGGAGGCGGTTGTTACCATCCACCATACAAAATGCCACTCTCTACCACTTCACTTGGTTTTGGACTTTATAGGGGATACCCTCCATCTGCAACTATATACCCTTCGTCACCCTTTTTACCCTCTTATGTGCACCCCTACTCCAAAAATCCCATTTTAAGTCCATCAAAGTTCCATAAAAAGAAGCACAAGTTTCTGAGACGTGACTCTCTACTTTGTGGCGGGAAGCCACAGGGGACATATGCTAATGTAACATCTCATTCCCCTAGTGACTGGTTCAGTAGAAATAGCTGGCAAAGAGAAGACAACAGAGAGCAGGCTAGAGATAAAAGGTTTGTGGATGATAGGCttagagaaagagaaggaatagaGGGTTTACTAGGACAAAGTAAGCTTGGAAAAGACCCTTTCAGAAGGGTTACACCCTCAAATCCCCCCTGCTCTTCTTCAACACCCTCAAAACaagcagacaaacacaaaacTTCACCACTTTCATATATAGGACCTGCACATCTGAGACCAGTATCAAAAGTTAGGTGGGCAGAGCATCAGCAGCCATGGAGGTGGAGAGAGAGCACTCAGGTAGGGTAG